The genomic segment ATGAAAATAAATAGATATCCCGCCGATGACCCGATGGTGTAGATAATGCTGGTCCGGTGCAATATGGTTCGAATGTTTAATGCCATGTTCCTTCATTTCTATTTGTGGGGGTAAATGCCCCGCTGGCGTTCGTGCCTGGATTTAATAAACTATTGCATTGCCGGGCGATTGATCCGACTACCTCTGCCTACGATTTAGCAAACAAAAAAAGCGGAGCCTGCCCTGAGACTTGCCCTGAGTGCCATGCTGAGTTTATCGAAGTGCTATGCCTAAGGGATAACCGCCTGCTTTGCCGGCAAAGGGTCGGACACGTCCATCGCCCCTACGGGTTACCGTTCAATATTCTGTATTCTGGTGGCTAACCAACCCAGGTTGTCGCGTTAAAAACTTGTGATGAGTGATACACTGAGTGTGTCGAAGTGTTTATCGAAGGGTGCCTTGGTGACTGCCTCACCTCTCTCCGCAGCGGGCCTGCACTGAGGATCGCGCCATGCCTATCTTTCGAAGCGGAGAGGACGGGAAGCCTGCACTGAGTAAGTGCAACTCAATTAACTGCCGAAGTGAGGGGTCAGGTCAGCCCTGTTTGGCCCTCGGCCCCTTCTTGAGCCTGTACATCCTGGGCGCTATACCGAACTCCTGCAGCTTATCCCCGGTCTTGCCGTAGTTCCCCTCCAGCACCGAGACCCACCGGGCCATCTCGTTCTTCAGGTCCTTCTTGGCCGCGTTAAAATCCAGGGTGGAGATCTGCATATCCGATTTCATCTTTTCCTGCCTGGCGTTGACGGCCTGGTAGGCGTCCAAAAGCTTCTGCAGTCCGGCCGGGGTCAGGCCCCATTTGGCGATCTCGTTTGGTATTGATTTTTACCGGCTGTTGCGCCGGAGTGTTTCAATCAATCGTGGTTAACTATCTTAACAAAACCAAAAGCAAAAGACTAAAGATTTTGGATTATTCTTCCTCGGCTAAACGCGAAAATGATATGGTCCCCAGGCTTAAACTGCCGCTTCCGGAATAGTAGAATCTGGTGGAAGTCAGGCGCGCTTTCCCGGTTGAATCGGCGGTAAGCCTGTAATAACCGGCAGGGGGCGTCCAATAATAATAATAGACCATCTCAAAATACCCGTTTGATCCGGCCGTATAAGTGCCATAGGTGCCTTCTTCGCATTTTATTGTCCACCCCGTTAAATAGGTTGAGACCCCGGTTTTTGCGTTTCCATAGCACCAGTAATTAACCGCCATCGCCATCGTTGATATTGATAGCAGGACCAATAGTAAAGCCAGTGTTTTTCTTTTCATTTTACCCTCTAGATGTTAATGTTGCTGTTTCCCATTGTTCTACCGCCTTTTGCTTTGGTTTTGTGCTAAAAACAATGCTGCGCCTTTTGGAATTTACGTTTAACAATTGAACTGCCGCCATCATCTGTCAGCTGTCAGCCTTCAGCTTCAAGTTACCGGCTGCTGTCTACTGGGTAGTGTCAACCTTACCTTCACAATTCACAATTCACAATTCACATTTCACATTTTACCCTTCACGCCGTACGCTAAACCCTATCCCCTGTTCGCATCGCCCCTACAGTTACCATTCAATATTTTGTGTTCTATAGGCTAACCAACCCCGGTTGTCGCGTTAAGAACCATCAGTGAGCATCGCAGTTGACGGCGGTTAAAAGCTTGTCTGCATGTTTGAGGGCTGGCCAAAGCCCGAGTTCAGACAAGCCCGACGGCAGCGAGAAGCACAGCGCCCGGATGGTTCTTTGCGACGAGCTTTTTCTTTTGGTTATTTGCTGGCGCCTGCCCTGAGAAGGCTATTTACCTTGCAAACGAAGGGGCGGCACAAAAAGAAAAGAACAATATAGATTAGGGTACCGTGTAATATCTTACCGGGCGATTCATGCATCGCCCCTACAGTTACCATTCAATATTCTGTATTCCGAATTCACATTTCACACTTCACTTAAAATACCCCACCAGCTTGGTTATCAGAATGTTCCTTTCATTCCTCAAAGCCAGCAGTTTTTCCCGGGTCGAATCGCTTTCTATGGCTTTGGCGCAATTTCCATTGTAATCGTAACCGGCCGAAAGGCATTTCCCCCACAGCCCGGAAAGCACATTGGTGCTGGTCACGATGTTGCCCTGGTATCTTCCCATGTCCAAAAGCAGGCTGTCCAGGGATTCCCGGGAGGTCAAGTTCAGCATTGCCGCCTCCTGGTACAGGCCCCGGTGCCACCACCAGGCATTGTCGTCAAAGGCCAGGTACATCCGGTTGATCTCGTCCTGCAGCTTGTTTTGGGCGGCCTTCAGTTCCCTTTTGTCCGGCTTTAGCCGGTAGTTGTCCTTGTGGTACAGCTCCAGCCTGGTCAGGATGGCGTTGATCTGCCGGTCGGTCAGGATGCCGTTCTTGATTATCTCCCGCTGCATGTTAAGCCGGTTCTCCTGCAGCAGCCGATTCTTGACTGAGACCGAAGTTATGTACGGGACGACCAGGGACGACATCAGGGCGCCGGTCAAAAGCAGGAACAGGCTGTTGCCGGTTATCCGGGTAAAAAGACCCGGGTGTTTCCCGGCCTGTTTCGCCGGACCATCGATATTTTTAGCCATATCCTCCCTTTCCGTTTTCTTTTTGTTGTCAGCCAACCAGTTTCTATATGCCGGCCAGTTCTTCAGACCTTCAGACCTTCAGACCTTCAGACCTTCATAACGTCCAGCTTCTCAGTCCCCAGATCCCTCCTCCTCCTGCACACCTCGTAACCCTCTCGTGACCCCTCGTCATTGGTGTTCCCCTCTATGGTAATAAGGAACCCCTTGCCCTTGCTCTCTATCAGCCCGGTGTGCACCCAGTCCAGCTTGTTCTTGGGATGCTTTACAAGGAAGATGTCGCCCGGGGAGATCTCGGCCATCCGGCGGGATATCTGTTTATGCGGTATCAGCCTATCATGGCTGAGGGCATACAGCCCCAGCCCGTCACAGCTGAAGGTGCGGGTGATCATTTCGGTGAACTTGAACCCACAGGCCGAACAGGCCAGGTCAAAGATCGTCTGCACGAACCCGGCGCACCAGGGAAAATCCTTTCCCTCATTCCCGTCCATGTAGGCCCGCACCCAGGGACCGTTGTTCGACCCCAGCTCCCGGGCCTGCGCCGCCAGATGCCGCCTGGCGTAGGGAATGATCAGTCCTTTGAACTTAGCCGCTGGCTGAGCTGCATGGCCGTCAAGAACTGCCCCTTGTCGAAGCCGCGGCCCAGCCGCTGGCTGAGCTGCCGGGCCGGCGGTGCCTGCCCCCGGTCGAAGCCACGCCCCGGCCATCGGCCCGCACAGCCTGGCAAATGTCTTTACGTCCACCGCGCCGGTGGCCGGCATTCCGCTTTTGGCCTGGAACTCCTTTACCGCAAAGGCGGTCTGGGGGCCAAAGACGCCGTCCAGGTCCACCTTGGTCAAAGCCCAATCCGGCCGGGCATGGCGCCACAGCTCCAGCCATTCCTGGATCTTCTTGACGTCATTTCCCTGCGACCCGGTGCGGCAGGTTTGGGCCAGGGAGAGTTCTTTGAGATAGTGGGTTTTTAGCATGGGAAACGATCATCTGATAACTACTAAATAAAGGTATTCCTTTGAAATACTAAACTAAAAGTAAAAAGGAATTATGGTTAATGTTTAGAATTTATCGAAAATAATATCACCGTAGTCTACCTGGCCAGTCCCGGGATAATAAAGCGCATCTTGCGATGTTAAAGTTTGTTTACCGGTTGAGTCAGCATGGAAATAATAGTAACCTGCAGGTGGATAATTTGGATAACCAAAAACAAATCTTCCGAGTGTATCTGCTATACCAGAGCCATAGGTTGGGCAGGATATAGTCCACCCTTTTAAATATGCTCCACGTGTGCTTTTCGCATGCCCTTCACACCATTGTGGCACTGCATATGCTAAAGCTGCAATGATTAATATCACGGCCATGGTTAGGATTGTTCGTTTCATGGTATTCCTTTTCATTTGTTTGTTTGTTTGTTTATTCCTTTTTACTTTTAGTTGTTAATCATAAATAAATAGGTTTTCGTAACCGGTTGAATAAACCCCTTTGTGATTTTGTGTTGAAAGAACCCTGTAAATTGTTCACTACAGCAGCTCCAAATTATATGCCGCCGCCTTCCGGCCCCGGGCCGCGTTTTTTTCTCCACGGCTCTTTCACGGTAAAGACCGCCAAAATGATACCTGCGATCAAACACAAAGCCAGGAATACAGAGACCTTGTCCCGCGGACCTTTGGCGATGAAATAAATGATGTATCCCGCCAAGGAAATAATGGTGATGACAATGCCGGTCCGGTGCAATTTACTTCGGAAATTGAAAGCCATGGTTTTTCCTTTTTGTTCCATTAAGTTGAGTCCGGTGGTTCAGGATATTTCCCTTTGATGCAGATGATGACGCACCTGGCAGGGCCAGAACTGACTGCTGGCGAAAGACTGCCGGCGCGGGCAGACCATGTACTCCGCCCCGGCCGGGAACAGACTGTGCTCGCCGTCGGGTTGTTTCACCGGGCGATATTCCGTAGGCTAACCAACCCCGTTTGTCGCGTTAAATACTATCAGTGAGCATCGCAGTTGATGGCGGTTAAAAGCTTGTCTGCATGTTTGAGGGCTGGCCAAAGCCCGAGTTCAGACAAGCCCGCCGTCAGCGAGAAGCACAGCGCCCGGATAGTATTTTGCGACGAGCTTTTTTCTTTTTGGTTCTTTTTCTTAGTTGGCGGTACAAAAAAGAAAAAGAACAATATGGGTTAGGGTATCGCGGAATATCTTACCGGGCGATTCATGAATCGCCCCTACAGTTACCATCCAATATTCTGTTTTCTGGAGGCTAACCAACCCCTGTGTTGTCGCGTTAAATACTTGTCTGGCCTGTTTGAGGGATCGCCAAAGCCCGAGTTCAGACAAGCCCGACGGTAACGAGAAGCGTAGCGCCCGGATGGTTGGTTCGACAACGCTCACCACAAGTCATTTGCGACGAACTTTTTTCTTTTTGGTTCTTTTTCTTAGTTGGCAGTACAAAAAAGAAAAATATGGGTTCTTGTCCGCCGCAGTTGTATGCCGGTACGAAGGCGGAACGGTATCGCGGAAATGAGATAGCGGTTAATGTTTAAAGTTCCGCGTCTACTGCCCGGTCAGAAGAGATAAGGTACAAGTTGAAACTGTCTGCTCAGCAGTATCCGGTAATTGCCCCCGGGTATGTACCCCGCCTTTAATCCTCCCCAGCTGGCGAATATCCCATAAGACTCCTTGCCCCTTAACGGCCACTTGAAGAATCCTCTCGCCTCCCCGGTTATCAGCAGGCCCGCCGTGGCATATCCCGGCTTTAAAATGCCTTTGCACCCCTGCTGGCCCCAGCTCCCGCCAAAAAAGTAACAGCGCAGACCTATTTCAAAGGCCGAAACCACGCCGATGTCGTCAAATGTTTTCCCGGTCTCCGCATCGTAGGCTGTGACATAGGATGAACTGTAGGAAGAAATGAATTCCAGCGGCCCGGGACCCTGGGAATTTAACTTAAAGCCTGGCAAGCACTGGAATACGATGATGTTTAAAAAGCCTTCAACAGGGTTCAATTGGGCCGAGTTGGGGCCGTATTTGTTTTCGTATCTTTGCAATTTTTTAAGCCCCGCCTCCTGGGAATAATGCAGGCGGTATAGTTGCAGGGAATCCCAGAGGGCAATAGTGTTACTGTCTATCTCTGGATTGTTCCTCAGCTGTTTTAGGATCTCCATCACTCCGTCCAGGGCATTATTCAATTCCCGGTCGTTTGTCAGGTCCTGTTTGGCCACTTCGGTTCTGCTCCAATGGGCCTTTGTTTTGAAATCACCCAGCGACGAGTACTTGTTTTTAAAACTTTCGATGATCGTGATCTTTCCGGCCAGGGTGTCTACTATGCCCGGCCCCAGAAAACCTATGTGGGAGCTGTCATCCACCGCCCTTAGTGCCTGGGCCACCTTTCCCAAAAGATCCACATATAGCGGCAGCGGCGGAACGGCATCACCGGCATGCACTGGTCCCGCCAGGGACAGCAGCACCAGGCATAAGGCTATCTTTCTCAGGCAGTCAACCATTCTTTTATCTCCTCTTGGTGGTTTTTGACATAGCTCTCCCAGGAATGCGGGTTATTGACGGTAATCTTGGGAGGACCATCGGTGCTAAAGGACTGGCTCAGAATGGCGGCCAGCTCGGTCTTGTTATTTATCTTCAGCAAGTCCTGCGGGTCGATTTTGGATACCTGCCCCGGCACATCCATATAGGCCCAGTCCAGCCGTTTCTTCAGCAGATAGCCGCCCACCGGATCGTAATCCCCGGTGATTGACACCAAGTTTTTAGTGGAGCTGTAATTCCAGAACACAACTTTCCTTGAAGGGCATCTCAAACCGCCCGGCTTTAGCACAGCCAGGTTGCCGGGGACCAGATGCCCGATTTTCTGGGCTACTGTTTTAATCAATTGAACTGGAGAAGCCATAAATATCACATTGGCAAAGCACAGCTTGTCCGGGGACAGGTTATGCAGGGGTTCATCCGCCACTTTATGCAGCATTTCGTAGGTGTGAAAACAACCCAGACTGTGGCAGATAATGCTTATCTTTTGGTTAGTGGCCTTAACACTTCTTTTCTGGCCGTCCAAAACAATCTGCTGTAACTGGGTTATGTAAGCGGTCTGGATAGCGTCGTATGCCGCAGAGTTCAACACCGGCCAAATTATATCGCCGCTGTATTCCGCTATGGTATCGCTGACACTGTCATCGCCAATACCAGGTTTTATGGCGTTTTTAAGGGCTTTGATTGCATCTGTAAATTTTATCTTCTCCTTGAACCAATCATTAATATCGTCGTAATACAACGAGTAATAGGCAAACTTGCCGGCCTGATCGTCCAGTCCTCCCTTTAACATATCGATCAGCACATGGCCATCGCCTTTTTTAGCGTTACCTATTCCATGTACAAACAGTATGGCCCTGTCCTCAGGCCAAACTTGGGTTTCCGGCTTAAAAGGCATCTCTGGCCCTTTCCTTTATTGGTTTACCGTTAAATACTTGAACCTCAACCATCCTTTTAATTTCGGGCCGCCTCCGGCCCTCTACTTCACTTTCACCTTCGAGATCAGCTCCTCGTCGGCCAGCATGGCCAGCCCTATCCCCAGCGGCAGGGCAAAGTAGCAATGCTCCACCGGGATGCCGGACCTGGCCAGGGTCAACAGCGCCGCCAGGCCCAGGATCAAAGTGGTTAAAAGATTGGGCACGGTGGAACCCATCACCGCCCCGGCCTTTTGGGCCATCTGCTGTACCTTGTTCGTCCCGTCCTCCGGGGCCGCCATCCCGCCTATCTGGGCGCTGTTCTTGATGTTGATCTTGGCGTAAAAGCCCAGCAGTATCCCGGCCAGCCCGAAAACCAGGTAAAGGAACAGCGAGGGCACATAGGTGATGCCAAAGGTGCCGGAGCGTCGTACCGGTTCGCCTTTATCCCCGGCCTGGTAGGTATAGTTAAGGGCGAACTGCTTTTGTCCGGCCGCCACCAGCAGTTCGTTGCCGCCTCTTTTCCAGCCGGGAGCGCTGAGTTTGAACGGCACCAGCAGGTCGTTGCTGTCCCTGGAACCGTTGACGGTCAGAGGAAACACCGTCCCGCTGTCCGGCCGCATCACAAAGCCCGGCGGGCAGGAAGGCTGTATGTCTATCAGATAAACCCCGCTCTTCTCCTTTACCCTTATCTGCACCCACACCGGCACGGTCTTGCCAGGCCCCAGGATGCTGTCGGGCCGGATGATGTCAAAGGCCGGCTGGGCCAAAACTATGCCCGGCAGAACCAGCACTGCCATCCATAGGTAAAAGAAATGTTTCATAGGCTGTTTCCTTCTTTTAAGCTGTAGGCTCTAGCTATATTTTCTAAGCTGTTTGTTGCAAGCCGACATTCGGCGGTTGATGCTGAACTGGAGGTAGAGCATTAAACTCTACCTCCATCGGTTGGCTATTCAATCTTTAATAGCACACCTTGGTCGGAATGCACAGGTTATCCGCACAACAAGAGATCGGTGCCGCATTTTCGCTTTCTGCCTCTGTAGTATAGATATTGTGCTTTCCTGTTCTTAAAATCTCCATATATTCTCACCTCCTTTCTATATAATGATAACGAATCAAAGAAAGGCTGCGCATGCCATTTCACGATCCGCATAATTGCCTTTATTACTTATCATATCTTATCAAGTTTTTTAACAACCTTGCTTACCGCCCTTTTTAAAAATTCATCCCAATATTCGCATATGCCCGATTCTTCCGGCCGGGCATACCTTTTCCTTACAGTGGGGCATCCTCCCATACAAAGCGGAAGCAGCTTACAATTTCTGCATATTTCATTATCTATTGGGCTATCTATGAACCATTTTGAAATATTATGATTGGGGCGGAACGTACCGCCGGAGATAACGCCGCAGTCCTCGTTCTTTCCCAAGGCAGAAGCGCATCTGTATACCTTGCCTCCCGGACCCAGGATCCAGGACCCCATGAAATCGGCCGAACAATACCTTCCCCTTAAGGGAATCAAGCCGATATAACTTTTATAATCAAAATTCTCCTCGGCGTATTTGGCGGTTCCGGTGACTTCGCTGAAGTGATTTTCCACTTCGATATAGTCCTTGCCGTCCAGTGATTTCTTGTCCGTCCGCCAATCTATGCAAGTAGTGCTAAAATCCTTTAAATGTCCGGCCCGGACGTTCACGTTATCGCCCATCATCCATTTTTGTTCCAGCAATTCGTAGGCGCTCTCCTTGGTCTCCTTATCAATATGTATGCGCACAGTAACTTTTTCAAACACATCTTTCGCTATTATTATCGCTTCCTTAATTTTGCCGAAGGTAGGCCCGCCGTTCTTTAGCATCCTGCGGCGGTTGTGTATTTCTTCTGTACCGTCCAGCGTAATTTGAATATGAATGACCCCCAGTTCCTTAAGTCTTTCCGCCCTTTCCCTGGTCAGCAAATATCCGTTGGTTATTATATGGGCGATATATTCGATACCGTGTTTTTTGCTCAATTCCATGAGTTTCAAGCTCAATTCCTCAACTATCGCATACCCCAGCAAAGGCTCCCCGCCATACCAGTTGACGAACAATTGAGGCGGCTTTATTGTTTTTATTTGTTCATCAACAAATTCCACAATCCTGTCAATATCTTCTTTACCCATTGTGCTGGCATACGGCTCCTCAAAACAATAGGTGCACTTGCAATTGCAGGCCATCGTTGGCAGCACAGTTATGGCAAGGCTTTTGGCATTGAACCTGCCTTCCATTATCCTTAGTTTTACCAGGTCAAGCTCGTTAATTCTCTTATCTAAAATGTAACCATTGTTTACCATTGTTTCGAACAATTCGCCATTATCACTTTTTTTATTGGCATTGGGATCTTTTAGAATAGCAGACACCTGTTCTTTGTCTTTATCCAGTAGTTTTGCCATAGCACCGGTATAGGTATTGTATAAGATCGTTACCTTTTCAATGTTAAATGTATAGTTATAAAATGACGGTTTATAACAAATATTGTCCGTATTTTCCATGTTGCCTCACTTTTATTGGTTATTTATTTTATGTACAGATAATAGGTACTCTTATATGCCGCTGGGCGATTCATTCTACTACGCTATCTACATAGGCTTCCTCCTGTGTCTGCCACAGGCATACTACGGCGGACAGGTCTTCGGGCTCCTGCATCGCCCCTACGGTTACCATTCAATGTTCTGTATTTCCCGTTAACATGTACCACCGGGCGATTGTCCAATCGCCCCTACGGATTACCATTTTCCATTCACCGTTCCTAGTTAGTCAACTGGATAGCGGCTACTGGATAGACTTTCAGCATCAGATTTTTTAACTGTTTACTTTTAACATATTTGGTCAAATACTATAGAATATCTTTATTGCTTGGGAATTATTAAACTACTATGAGAATAACAAAACAGAAGTATTAGTACTATTTTAGTAGGTGATTATTTATTCGGGAATATACCTGGAGAAATACCATGTTCCATTCGTGCCGTATGAAGACCCGTCGTAATAAAACAGTCCTGAATAACGTTTAATTGGCCCGGCTGTATCAGCAGTCAAATAATAATAACCTGCCGGTGGACGAAGTTCCCAGGACAAGCCAAAACCACCATTGATAGCTGCAACAGTGCTGCCATAAGTGCCGCCGCCGCATGTGATGGTCCAGCCGTTTAAAGCATCAGTATTGAAGATTGCAATTCCGTTCACCCAACTGGGCTCGGCGTATAATAAAACGGAACTCAGTATAACAACTGCTATTACCAATGCAATTATTTTATTCATTTGAATACTCCTTTTGTTTATTTCACTTCTATTTAGTTATTCTCATTATGTTGTAATTCCCTATATACCCCGCACTTCAGGCAATAAAACCTTGGCCGTATATCACTCCTTCGTGTTGGGTTTGTAATTTATGTTAACCTATATTCTGTATTGTTAGCAATAAAAAGCACATTTTTATTATGAGTTATTCCGTTGGTGGTTCAAAATTAACGTTACCACAATCAGTTGTATAAGAGCCATTGTGGTAGTACGTGGAAACAGAAACCAATGAACCCTGATACCTTTTTGTGGCAACTAAAGTATAATAACCAGCATCGGGATAATAACCCTGTACTTCAAAATAGCCATTACTACTAGTTACCCCCGAACCACAACTGGGTTGACCGCTTATAGTAATTGTATAGCCAACCAATGGTACGGAACCATTAGTAAAAGCATAACCTTTAAATACGACGACAGCAGCTAAACCTGTTGAGACCATTAATATGATCGACAGGACAGCAAGTAATGCAATTCTTCTCATTTTTCCCCTTTCGTTTATTGGCTTTTTATTGCTAACATTTTTTTAGGAGGATCCGCTTATGATGTGATTGGGCAATGCCCCCTCACTGCAATAGCTCCAGATTATACGCCGCCGCGCTCTGCGCATCCCCGGCATAAAGCTTCTGCCCGGCCAGGGTGATCTCCCAAAGCTCCTGATACAACAGGCCCATCTTAAGCCTAAGCTCCCGCTCCTCCCCGCCCCGGAACCTTTGGGCCAGGGCCTTGTCCACCTGTTTTTGGGTCTCCTTTACCTTTGACAGGAACCCCTGCGGCAACAGACCGGCCGGTTCCAGCCCATCCATTGTGGCCACCAGCATGGTGTAATCGGCTTGAGCCAAAAGATCGGCGGCTTCCAGCCTTTGAGCGGTAAGGATCAGTTCCTCGGAAGTTATGTTGGTTAGCATTCGGCTCCTCATGGTAACTATGATACTGAATACTGAATAGTGGTAATTGATACTGGCTACCTAGCAGGGTCTACTGGGCAGTACCTGCTGAATAGCGTATTGTTCTCTGGAAAATTTTTCGTTAATACCGGTTTCCTAAGTTTCATTGCAGATAGTTGTGAAGAGGATGAGTAGTGGTATGCAGATAGGTAGTGCCAATATGGACCACGTTTTCCCCGTCAAAGTAAAAGTTCACATGGTCCCAGCCGTGGCTGTCGCGGATACACAGGTTGTAATAGCCGGCAGTAGTGATGTAATAATCATGTATTTGGAAACATCCGGAGTTGTAAGTGCTAGTATTGTAATTAAGGTACAGCCAATCGCAGGAATACAGATAAACTATTGCTCCGTCATGCCCAGAATCGCCCAGGAAGACATAACCATCGCAAAAAAGAGGATTGGCCATGGAATCGGTGGCAATGGCAGTTGTTGCCAGGG from the candidate division TA06 bacterium genome contains:
- a CDS encoding radical SAM protein — translated: MENTDNICYKPSFYNYTFNIEKVTILYNTYTGAMAKLLDKDKEQVSAILKDPNANKKSDNGELFETMVNNGYILDKRINELDLVKLRIMEGRFNAKSLAITVLPTMACNCKCTYCFEEPYASTMGKEDIDRIVEFVDEQIKTIKPPQLFVNWYGGEPLLGYAIVEELSLKLMELSKKHGIEYIAHIITNGYLLTRERAERLKELGVIHIQITLDGTEEIHNRRRMLKNGGPTFGKIKEAIIIAKDVFEKVTVRIHIDKETKESAYELLEQKWMMGDNVNVRAGHLKDFSTTCIDWRTDKKSLDGKDYIEVENHFSEVTGTAKYAEENFDYKSYIGLIPLRGRYCSADFMGSWILGPGGKVYRCASALGKNEDCGVISGGTFRPNHNISKWFIDSPIDNEICRNCKLLPLCMGGCPTVRKRYARPEESGICEYWDEFLKRAVSKVVKKLDKI
- a CDS encoding peptidoglycan-binding protein; this translates as MLKTHYLKELSLAQTCRTGSQGNDVKKIQEWLELWRHARPDWALTKVDLDGVFGPQTAFAVKEFQAKSGMPATGAVDVKTFARLCGPMAGAWLRPGAGTAGPAAQPAAGPRLRQGAVLDGHAAQPAAKFKGLIIPYARRHLAAQARELGSNNGPWVRAYMDGNEGKDFPWCAGFVQTIFDLACSACGFKFTEMITRTFSCDGLGLYALSHDRLIPHKQISRRMAEISPGDIFLVKHPKNKLDWVHTGLIESKGKGFLITIEGNTNDEGSREGYEVCRRRRDLGTEKLDVMKV